One stretch of Zhihengliuella flava DNA includes these proteins:
- a CDS encoding TRAP transporter large permease subunit: MPTALIALFVFVAVIVVWNVIVKRNMGEAMILGFLSTLIFAGTAAPSVAAESLVEATESEVLYAAAAFVFMTYFVEKVGVIGKLVGILSSALGRFRGGPALVDTVTSGVMGALAGGSNTGNAAASGSITGPWLIKAGWTRSRAATVIAGNAGLGAALPPSASMIIMIGFAGSMVTTSQVYVALLVAGLYQVAWRILLTLWFVRKDGIPANAMNGAGAVSQNWRTGWTSTLIFLGALIPIFVTVGPLADALRSTGRYGESLDEISLIVWIPILIIAISAAVGWRELPRSVAGWWSFFRDSVPHFFTIGVLLYFAIAASQVLDRLGLAADVDQVIGGLNIPAWLLVTVVGFMVVLVAGPLSSTATLSAVGQVSLVTLVGAGIDPLLAVIALLVFASTEGASPPASGSIFVACGITGAKPESTFIPLIIYYVLPITLLGVLIATGVVPVPLS, from the coding sequence CACTCTTCGTTTTCGTTGCGGTCATCGTCGTCTGGAACGTGATCGTCAAACGCAATATGGGCGAGGCGATGATTCTTGGTTTCCTGTCGACGCTCATTTTTGCCGGAACGGCGGCTCCGTCGGTTGCTGCGGAGTCATTGGTAGAAGCCACAGAATCTGAAGTGTTGTATGCCGCCGCGGCCTTCGTTTTTATGACCTACTTCGTGGAGAAGGTCGGTGTCATTGGAAAGCTCGTGGGCATTCTCTCGTCGGCACTGGGGCGCTTCCGCGGTGGTCCGGCGCTCGTCGATACGGTCACCTCTGGTGTCATGGGTGCGTTGGCTGGCGGCTCGAACACGGGCAATGCCGCGGCATCAGGTTCGATCACTGGGCCTTGGCTGATCAAGGCGGGTTGGACGCGGTCGCGCGCTGCCACGGTCATTGCTGGCAACGCCGGATTGGGTGCCGCGCTTCCGCCAAGCGCATCCATGATCATCATGATTGGCTTCGCAGGGTCCATGGTGACGACGAGCCAGGTCTACGTGGCCCTTTTGGTGGCGGGTCTCTATCAAGTGGCGTGGCGCATTCTGCTGACTCTCTGGTTCGTGAGGAAAGACGGCATTCCGGCCAATGCTATGAACGGGGCGGGTGCGGTCTCGCAGAACTGGCGTACCGGCTGGACCTCGACGCTCATATTCCTCGGCGCTTTGATTCCTATCTTCGTAACGGTTGGCCCGTTGGCCGATGCTTTGCGGTCAACCGGGCGCTATGGCGAATCTCTCGACGAGATCTCACTGATTGTGTGGATTCCCATCCTGATTATTGCCATTAGTGCTGCGGTGGGTTGGCGCGAACTGCCGCGCTCCGTGGCCGGGTGGTGGTCGTTCTTCCGCGATAGCGTGCCGCACTTTTTCACGATCGGTGTTTTGCTGTATTTCGCGATCGCAGCCAGCCAGGTCCTCGACCGGCTGGGACTGGCCGCGGACGTTGATCAAGTGATCGGGGGCCTGAACATCCCGGCATGGCTCTTGGTCACCGTCGTGGGATTCATGGTGGTTTTGGTGGCTGGCCCGCTGTCATCAACGGCGACGCTGTCCGCGGTTGGTCAGGTCTCACTGGTGACGCTCGTGGGCGCCGGTATTGATCCGCTTCTGGCCGTCATTGCCCTCCTCGTTTTTGCCTCGACCGAGGGTGCTTCGCCCCCGGCGTCGGGGTCGATCTTCGTCGCTTGCGGTATCACTGGTGCCAAACCGGAGAGCACTTTCATCCCGCTCATCATTTACTACGTGCTGCCGATCACGCTACTGGGCGTGCTCATTGCCACGGGTGTCGTGCCCGTGCCTCTTAGCTAG
- a CDS encoding MFS transporter produces MSTKPKVTGWKATIAVAMSNYIEAGSIIALATSLGFWQEYFGFSNLIIGLVAAISANAFGAAVGALLGGWAGDRFGRKFIYTYDLVVYMLGTLLVVFATHPAMLLTGVVLTGIAVGAGVPVAWTYIAEEAPATDRAKHVGSAQLAWSLGPALVFLFATLVVPLGLLGSRIIFAHLFVVAFITWWVRRGLGESNTWKKSNEERLATEASTGIKRRNYRELLLNKNNVKALLFLTGVYALWNLVAGQMGIFMPRVYESAGVESGTQQNLLQVLLWTCTVAATYFGFMKFADRMSRRKLYVIGAILGIAAWILLVFANITMPMLILFAVLWGVSAGIGAQAFYALWAAEMFATKYRASAQGVLFFVARILVGVLSYWFPTMLAEQGVAFVGVIMIALLVAAMIIGWIGAPNTSGRTLEEIEAERYGAAPGEAPQATAQQTTADRQ; encoded by the coding sequence ATGTCCACCAAACCCAAGGTCACTGGTTGGAAGGCGACCATCGCCGTCGCCATGTCCAACTACATCGAAGCCGGCTCCATCATCGCTCTGGCCACCTCCCTCGGCTTCTGGCAGGAGTACTTCGGCTTCTCCAACCTGATCATCGGCCTCGTCGCCGCCATCAGCGCCAACGCCTTCGGCGCCGCTGTCGGCGCCCTGCTCGGCGGCTGGGCCGGAGACCGCTTCGGCCGCAAGTTCATCTACACCTATGACCTAGTGGTCTACATGCTGGGCACGCTGCTGGTGGTCTTCGCCACCCACCCAGCCATGCTGCTGACCGGCGTGGTGTTGACCGGCATCGCCGTCGGCGCCGGTGTCCCCGTGGCCTGGACCTACATTGCGGAGGAAGCCCCGGCCACGGACCGCGCCAAGCACGTCGGCTCGGCTCAGTTGGCCTGGTCCCTCGGCCCGGCCTTGGTGTTCCTCTTCGCCACACTCGTGGTCCCGCTGGGTCTGCTCGGCTCCCGCATAATCTTTGCGCACCTCTTTGTGGTCGCGTTCATCACCTGGTGGGTCCGGCGCGGCCTCGGCGAATCGAACACGTGGAAGAAGTCCAACGAAGAACGCTTGGCCACGGAGGCGTCCACGGGCATCAAGCGCCGCAACTACCGCGAGCTGCTGCTGAACAAGAACAACGTCAAGGCCCTGCTCTTCCTCACCGGCGTCTACGCCCTCTGGAACCTGGTGGCCGGGCAAATGGGCATTTTCATGCCGCGCGTCTACGAGTCCGCCGGTGTCGAGTCCGGCACGCAGCAGAACCTGCTGCAGGTGCTGCTGTGGACCTGCACGGTGGCCGCCACCTACTTCGGCTTCATGAAGTTTGCGGACCGGATGAGCCGCCGCAAGCTCTACGTCATCGGTGCGATTCTGGGCATCGCCGCATGGATCCTGCTGGTCTTCGCCAACATCACCATGCCGATGCTCATCCTCTTCGCCGTCCTCTGGGGCGTCTCCGCCGGCATCGGCGCCCAGGCCTTCTACGCGCTGTGGGCCGCAGAAATGTTCGCCACCAAGTACCGGGCCAGCGCCCAGGGCGTGCTGTTCTTCGTGGCACGCATCTTGGTGGGCGTGCTCAGCTACTGGTTCCCGACCATGCTGGCCGAACAGGGCGTCGCCTTCGTGGGCGTCATCATGATCGCCCTGCTGGTTGCCGCGATGATCATCGGCTGGATTGGCGCACCCAACACCAGCGGACGCACCCTCGAGGAGATTGAGGCCGAGCGCTACGGCGCCGCACCGGGCGAGGCCCCACAGGCCACCGCCCAGCAGACCACCGCCGACAGGCAGTAA
- a CDS encoding L-rhamnose mutarotase, producing the protein MGTNNSSLEDLVQLSSEVTGTRAAFLLHVRPDKLAEYVDVHQRVWPEMLEALSRHGWRNYTLFLREEDGLVVGYFEADDVAAAQAAMGADPVNTRWQAEMAQYFVEGSVQEALLPYFRLA; encoded by the coding sequence ATGGGCACGAACAACAGCTCCCTCGAGGATCTGGTCCAGCTCTCCAGCGAGGTGACCGGCACCCGCGCGGCGTTCCTGCTGCACGTGCGTCCGGACAAGCTCGCCGAGTACGTCGACGTCCACCAGCGCGTGTGGCCGGAGATGCTGGAGGCCCTGAGCCGCCACGGCTGGCGTAATTACACCCTCTTCCTCCGCGAGGAGGACGGCCTCGTCGTCGGCTATTTCGAGGCCGACGACGTCGCCGCGGCCCAAGCCGCCATGGGCGCCGATCCGGTGAACACCCGCTGGCAAGCCGAGATGGCCCAGTACTTCGTCGAAGGCAGCGTCCAAGAGGCGCTGCTGCCCTACTTCCGACTCGCATAA
- a CDS encoding endonuclease domain-containing protein, protein MEPEEFLTRRLVVRRRDFLAEGFTPSQYQRLQREHDRVRHGVLAHREAPPDVRAAASLGGALTCVSAAARLGLWVRRTPRQAHVAVIQGDPTPGAVIAHRRYADRGIRGALVLPLAEVCAHALGCLPPAESIPLVESAVVTLGLSTADVLPLLGTKTGPARRYLRRVRGTSESILEVNLRLLLEELGVRYVAQAHLPGIGRVDFLVEGYLIIEADGYEFHGNREQWRRDMDRTNQASAGHFVTLRFRAEQIWNDPDGVKAQVAAVLARLR, encoded by the coding sequence ATGGAACCCGAAGAATTCTTGACTCGCCGGCTCGTGGTGCGCCGCCGAGACTTCCTCGCGGAGGGCTTCACCCCAAGCCAGTACCAACGCCTGCAGCGCGAGCATGACCGCGTGCGGCACGGCGTCCTCGCCCACCGCGAGGCGCCCCCGGACGTGCGCGCCGCGGCCTCGCTGGGTGGCGCGCTCACGTGTGTTTCCGCGGCCGCGCGCCTGGGGCTGTGGGTGCGGCGCACGCCCCGTCAGGCGCACGTCGCGGTGATTCAGGGCGATCCGACGCCGGGCGCAGTGATCGCCCACCGCCGGTACGCAGACCGCGGTATCCGGGGCGCACTCGTGCTACCACTCGCCGAGGTTTGCGCCCACGCGCTCGGCTGCCTGCCACCGGCGGAGAGCATTCCCCTCGTCGAATCGGCCGTGGTGACACTCGGCCTCAGCACCGCGGATGTCCTCCCCCTCCTCGGCACGAAGACCGGGCCGGCCCGCCGGTATCTGAGGCGCGTTCGGGGCACATCGGAATCCATCCTCGAGGTCAACCTCAGGCTGCTGCTGGAGGAACTGGGCGTCCGTTACGTGGCCCAGGCCCACCTGCCGGGAATCGGGCGCGTGGATTTCCTCGTCGAGGGGTATCTCATCATCGAGGCGGACGGCTACGAGTTTCATGGCAACCGGGAGCAGTGGCGCCGGGACATGGACCGGACCAACCAGGCGTCCGCCGGCCACTTCGTGACGCTGCGCTTCCGGGCCGAGCAGATCTGGAATGACCCGGACGGCGTCAAGGCGCAGGTGGCCGCGGTGCTGGCCCGGCTGCGCTAG
- a CDS encoding LutC/YkgG family protein, with product MSAPEKSQGAVSAREEIFGRIRSALADAPPVPDVPREYRRTSTLGPDELMDLLTDRLIDYKARVDVVPSAEVPATVAARLSAAASCVVPDGLDDAWLADLGDGVRCYRDSREAPLSVEELDAIDAVVTSSAVSVAESGTIILDGSRAQGRRAISLVPDHHVCVVPASTIVQLLPEALPRLDVTSPQTWISGPSATSDIELERVEGVHGPRVLDVVIVTDA from the coding sequence ATGAGCGCGCCAGAGAAGTCGCAAGGCGCGGTGAGTGCCCGCGAGGAAATTTTTGGCCGTATTCGCTCCGCGCTGGCCGATGCCCCGCCGGTTCCGGACGTGCCGCGCGAGTACCGGCGCACCTCCACACTGGGGCCTGACGAACTCATGGACCTCCTCACGGACCGGCTGATCGACTACAAGGCGCGCGTCGACGTCGTCCCCTCCGCCGAGGTCCCGGCGACGGTCGCGGCGCGGCTGTCCGCGGCGGCGTCGTGCGTGGTTCCGGACGGCCTGGACGACGCCTGGTTGGCGGACCTCGGTGACGGGGTGCGGTGCTACCGGGACTCGCGCGAGGCGCCGCTCAGCGTCGAAGAGCTCGATGCGATCGATGCCGTGGTGACGTCCTCGGCGGTCTCCGTGGCGGAATCCGGGACGATCATTCTGGATGGCTCCCGCGCGCAGGGGCGGCGGGCGATTTCGCTGGTGCCGGACCATCACGTGTGCGTGGTGCCGGCGTCGACCATTGTGCAGCTGCTGCCCGAAGCCCTGCCGCGGCTCGACGTCACCAGCCCCCAAACGTGGATTTCCGGGCCGAGCGCGACGAGCGACATCGAGCTGGAGCGCGTCGAGGGCGTGCATGGACCGCGCGTGCTTGACGTGGTGATTGTCACCGACGCGTAG
- a CDS encoding LutB/LldF family L-lactate oxidation iron-sulfur protein: protein MSTTFMGMPAVRDTAGHGNLHASEPFPQAATRELGNAQLRSNLRHATHTIRDKRLKVVGELDDWEALRDAGAATKNAAMANLPALLEEFEKNFTARGGVVHWARDAEEANRIVTDLVRQTGSDEVVKVKSMATQEIGLNEHLESEGIAAFETDLAELIVQLGEDKPSHILVPAIHKNRTEVKDIFLRQMPQVDPDLTDNPPELAMAARAHLRKKFLSAQVAISGANFALADTGTLGVVESEGNGRMCLTLPDTLITVMGIEKVLPTAQDLEVFMQLLPRSSTGERMNPYTSVWTGVTEGDGPKNMHIVLIDNGRTNALADQYGRTALNCIRCSACMNVCPVYERTGGHAYGSTYPGPIGAILSPLMTGIEAEDNGSLPYASSLCGACYDACPVKINIPDILVHLRGEDVAAQHQQRKLPSEMDLLMKGAEIALSSGKVLNLMEKALPVGRLAAGRQKKIKKLPGKLAGAWTSSRDIPAPPAQSFRDWWKKEGRG from the coding sequence ATGAGCACCACCTTCATGGGCATGCCGGCCGTGCGGGATACGGCCGGCCACGGAAACTTGCATGCGAGTGAGCCTTTCCCCCAGGCCGCCACCCGGGAGCTGGGCAACGCGCAGCTACGCTCCAACCTGCGCCACGCCACCCACACCATTCGGGACAAGCGCCTCAAGGTGGTCGGCGAGCTCGACGACTGGGAGGCGCTGCGGGACGCCGGAGCCGCCACGAAGAACGCGGCCATGGCCAACCTGCCGGCGCTGCTGGAAGAGTTCGAGAAGAACTTCACGGCCCGCGGAGGCGTGGTCCACTGGGCACGGGACGCGGAGGAAGCCAACCGGATTGTCACCGACCTGGTGCGCCAGACCGGGTCCGACGAAGTGGTCAAGGTCAAGTCCATGGCCACCCAAGAGATCGGGCTCAACGAGCACCTGGAGTCGGAGGGCATCGCGGCGTTCGAGACGGACTTGGCCGAGCTCATCGTCCAACTCGGCGAGGACAAGCCGAGCCATATTCTGGTGCCAGCGATCCACAAGAATCGCACCGAGGTCAAGGACATCTTCCTGCGCCAGATGCCGCAGGTGGACCCGGACCTGACAGACAACCCGCCCGAGCTGGCCATGGCCGCCCGCGCCCACCTGCGCAAGAAGTTCCTCTCCGCCCAGGTGGCCATCTCCGGGGCCAACTTTGCCCTCGCCGATACGGGCACGCTCGGCGTCGTCGAATCCGAAGGCAACGGACGCATGTGCCTGACCCTCCCGGACACCCTCATCACGGTCATGGGCATTGAGAAGGTCCTGCCCACCGCCCAAGACCTCGAGGTCTTCATGCAGCTACTGCCGCGCTCCTCCACCGGCGAGCGCATGAATCCGTACACCTCCGTCTGGACCGGCGTGACGGAGGGCGACGGGCCGAAGAACATGCACATCGTCCTGATCGACAACGGGCGCACCAACGCGCTGGCCGATCAGTACGGGCGCACGGCCCTGAATTGCATCCGCTGCTCGGCCTGCATGAATGTGTGCCCGGTCTACGAGCGCACCGGCGGGCACGCCTACGGATCCACCTACCCGGGCCCGATCGGCGCGATCCTCTCCCCGCTCATGACCGGCATCGAGGCCGAGGACAACGGTTCCTTGCCCTACGCCTCCAGCCTCTGCGGCGCCTGCTACGACGCATGCCCCGTCAAGATCAACATCCCCGACATCTTGGTGCACCTGCGCGGCGAGGACGTGGCGGCCCAGCACCAGCAGCGCAAGCTCCCGAGCGAGATGGACCTGCTCATGAAGGGTGCCGAGATCGCACTGTCCTCTGGCAAGGTGCTCAACCTCATGGAGAAGGCGCTCCCGGTGGGCCGCTTGGCCGCGGGGAGGCAGAAGAAAATCAAGAAGCTTCCGGGCAAGCTCGCGGGCGCGTGGACGTCCTCGCGCGACATCCCGGCCCCGCCCGCCCAGTCCTTCCGGGACTGGTGGAAGAAGGAGGGCCGCGGATGA
- a CDS encoding (Fe-S)-binding protein has protein sequence MKIALFATCIVDAMYPSVARATVQILERLGHEVVFPAGQACCGQMHTNSGYFDAARKVAENHVHAFEAVEYDVAVAPSGSCVASVRHQHRMLAERAGDTDLAERADAVGATTYELTQLLVDVLGVTNAAEQLGSYFPHTITYHPSCHGMRLLRLGDRQLDLLKTVGGIDVVELPDADQCCGFGGTFSMKNSQVSTAMLEDKAASIRSTGASLCSGGDASCLMHIGGGLSRAGDAAGTLHLAEILASTIDSPAPAPAATDTTTGATR, from the coding sequence ATGAAAATCGCACTGTTCGCCACGTGCATCGTCGACGCCATGTACCCCTCGGTCGCCCGCGCCACCGTGCAAATCCTGGAACGCCTCGGCCACGAGGTCGTCTTCCCCGCAGGCCAGGCCTGTTGCGGGCAGATGCACACCAACTCCGGCTACTTCGACGCCGCCCGCAAGGTCGCCGAGAACCACGTGCACGCGTTCGAGGCGGTGGAGTACGACGTCGCCGTGGCCCCCTCGGGCTCCTGCGTCGCCTCGGTGCGCCACCAGCACCGCATGCTGGCCGAACGCGCCGGGGATACGGACCTCGCTGAGCGCGCTGACGCCGTCGGCGCCACCACCTACGAGCTCACCCAATTGCTCGTCGACGTCCTCGGCGTCACCAACGCCGCCGAGCAGCTCGGCAGCTACTTCCCCCACACCATCACCTACCACCCGTCCTGCCACGGCATGCGCCTGCTCCGCCTAGGCGACCGGCAACTGGACCTGCTCAAGACGGTCGGTGGCATCGACGTCGTCGAACTCCCCGACGCGGATCAGTGCTGCGGGTTCGGCGGCACGTTCTCGATGAAGAACTCCCAAGTCTCCACCGCGATGCTCGAGGACAAGGCCGCGAGCATCCGATCCACCGGAGCCAGCCTGTGCTCCGGCGGCGACGCCTCCTGCCTGATGCACATCGGCGGCGGCCTCTCCCGCGCCGGCGACGCTGCGGGCACGCTCCACCTCGCAGAAATCCTCGCCTCCACCATCGATTCCCCTGCGCCCGCCCCCGCGGCCACAGACACGACGACGGGAGCCACGCGATGA
- a CDS encoding glycoside hydrolase family 26 protein yields the protein MPRPFPFTARALGGLVTLALALSLQPAAASASPTPATRTTTDLRDPDTDLILGWASHDLATMEAEEAAFGTTNDMLSTYVDFVQQPDFPAAYAEAARTRGAALLIAWEPWDWAAAFDEQPEFAPQNIAAGAWDDHLRDWLSTAQTYAEDLNVIVRLAPEMNDTARPWSALPATAQHPGSSPSDYVDMWRHVAALKEVHAPDVMLMWNPLNYGAGPAPFEDYFPGSEYVDTLALDGFNWDHAAPAAPGWQSPDDVFGFSRADGPITRLAALAGDKPWGIAEVASAPDDPASFLPGGANYSAWGTWVFDYPENPPYEQVADDWVTQEGWTRMMILRAADAGASFVNYFHTNKETDWRLTDTPSGREVFHVLADRAG from the coding sequence ATGCCCCGACCATTCCCCTTCACCGCCCGCGCTCTCGGAGGGCTGGTGACGCTCGCTCTGGCCCTCTCGCTCCAGCCCGCGGCGGCATCGGCCTCGCCAACCCCAGCCACGCGCACCACCACCGACCTCCGCGACCCGGACACGGACCTCATCCTGGGCTGGGCCTCGCACGACCTCGCCACCATGGAGGCCGAGGAGGCCGCGTTCGGGACGACGAACGACATGCTGTCGACGTACGTCGACTTTGTGCAACAGCCTGACTTCCCCGCCGCGTACGCCGAGGCGGCGCGCACTCGAGGCGCGGCGCTCCTCATTGCCTGGGAGCCCTGGGACTGGGCGGCCGCGTTCGATGAGCAGCCCGAATTCGCCCCGCAGAACATCGCCGCCGGAGCCTGGGATGACCACCTCCGGGACTGGCTCAGCACGGCGCAGACCTACGCCGAGGACCTCAACGTGATCGTCCGCCTTGCCCCGGAGATGAATGACACGGCCCGGCCCTGGTCAGCGCTGCCCGCTACGGCGCAACACCCCGGCTCGTCGCCGTCGGACTATGTGGACATGTGGCGGCACGTCGCGGCCCTGAAAGAGGTGCACGCCCCGGACGTCATGTTGATGTGGAACCCCCTGAACTACGGGGCGGGCCCCGCGCCCTTCGAGGACTATTTCCCGGGGTCCGAGTACGTCGACACCTTGGCCTTGGACGGCTTCAACTGGGACCACGCCGCCCCGGCCGCGCCCGGCTGGCAGAGTCCCGACGACGTGTTCGGCTTCTCGCGCGCCGACGGCCCGATCACCCGCCTCGCGGCACTTGCCGGAGACAAACCGTGGGGCATTGCTGAGGTCGCGTCCGCGCCCGACGATCCCGCGTCCTTCCTCCCGGGCGGTGCGAATTACTCCGCGTGGGGCACGTGGGTCTTTGACTACCCTGAGAACCCGCCCTACGAACAGGTGGCGGACGACTGGGTGACCCAAGAGGGATGGACCCGAATGATGATCCTGCGCGCGGCGGACGCCGGAGCCTCGTTCGTCAATTACTTCCACACCAACAAGGAAACTGACTGGCGCCTCACGGATACCCCGTCCGGGCGAGAGGTGTTCCACGTGCTCGCGGACCGCGCGGGCTAA
- a CDS encoding FadR/GntR family transcriptional regulator: protein MSTHPRSASPKAYQAVLDAIEADLRAGRLRVGEQLPGERALAEQHGISRASVRDAIRILDVMGVVRTSTGSGPKAGAVLISEPAAGISTALRMHVASASLGVEDIVQTRILLETWAARAASELAAEPVAGAEGILAEAARLVEGMEDDGVGRQEFHDLDARFHVVLASLSGNAVITAMMESLRLSIRDYVSEAMSSRGEWDSVASVLKEQHRRILAAVAERRGDDAAELLREHIEWFHREVG, encoded by the coding sequence ATGAGTACTCATCCTCGTTCGGCCTCGCCCAAGGCGTACCAAGCGGTCCTCGACGCGATCGAGGCCGACCTGCGCGCCGGACGCCTGCGGGTCGGTGAGCAGCTGCCGGGCGAACGCGCGCTCGCCGAGCAGCACGGCATCTCCCGCGCCTCGGTGCGGGACGCGATCCGGATTCTGGATGTCATGGGAGTGGTGCGCACGTCCACGGGCTCCGGGCCGAAGGCCGGCGCCGTGCTGATTTCCGAGCCCGCCGCGGGGATTTCCACGGCGCTGCGCATGCACGTGGCCTCGGCGTCGCTGGGCGTGGAAGACATCGTGCAAACGCGCATCCTCTTGGAAACGTGGGCGGCCCGCGCCGCGAGTGAGCTCGCTGCGGAGCCGGTCGCCGGGGCGGAGGGCATCCTGGCTGAGGCGGCCCGTCTGGTGGAGGGGATGGAGGACGACGGCGTCGGCCGCCAAGAGTTCCACGACCTCGATGCCCGGTTCCACGTGGTCCTGGCCTCTTTGTCCGGCAATGCGGTCATCACGGCCATGATGGAGTCGCTGCGCCTGTCCATCCGGGATTACGTCTCCGAGGCCATGTCCTCACGCGGCGAGTGGGACTCCGTCGCGTCAGTGCTTAAGGAGCAGCATCGGCGCATCTTGGCGGCCGTGGCGGAGCGCCGCGGCGACGATGCGGCCGAGCTATTGCGCGAGCACATCGAGTGGTTCCACCGGGAGGTCGGCTAA
- a CDS encoding GntR family transcriptional regulator, whose translation MITVSRESPLGPAEQIRSQLEALIRAGALAADARLPSVRQLSADLRVAPGTVARAYKELEDAGLVRAARAAGTRVNPGYDAGALGWVEADRLVRAARGQGLGLAEVQGLVAAAWAAQEADHRPAGGS comes from the coding sequence ATGATCACGGTCTCCCGCGAGAGCCCGCTGGGCCCGGCGGAGCAAATCCGCAGCCAGCTCGAGGCCCTCATCCGCGCCGGCGCTCTGGCGGCCGACGCCCGTTTGCCGAGCGTTCGCCAGCTCTCCGCCGACCTGCGCGTGGCGCCCGGAACGGTGGCTCGGGCGTACAAGGAACTCGAGGACGCCGGGTTGGTGCGCGCCGCCCGCGCCGCGGGCACGCGCGTCAATCCCGGGTACGACGCCGGCGCGCTCGGTTGGGTAGAGGCGGACCGCCTGGTGCGGGCCGCACGGGGCCAGGGACTGGGTCTAGCCGAGGTGCAGGGCCTCGTGGCCGCGGCCTGGGCGGCGCAGGAAGCGGACCACCGGCCGGCGGGCGGGTCCTAG
- a CDS encoding HtaA domain-containing protein, which translates to MPDTPLPSQPHGLAWGIKKSFVDYVGSIADGSITARSGALTTDDGGFSFGVHRVDLAEDLATGTLAFTGDVILSGHDGMMHVRLLDPAIDLLGSHAQLTVAADTVEGTEPDQARIVIARMYAGGFADQGDALEWRASTVLLTDEGATLFGKQYPSGQMMDELVARVAKPAA; encoded by the coding sequence ATGCCGGATACACCACTTCCCTCGCAACCCCACGGCCTGGCCTGGGGCATCAAGAAGAGCTTCGTGGATTACGTCGGTTCCATCGCGGACGGATCCATTACGGCCCGCAGCGGCGCGCTCACGACGGACGACGGCGGCTTCTCCTTCGGCGTGCATCGCGTAGATCTGGCCGAGGACCTCGCCACGGGCACCCTCGCGTTCACCGGGGACGTGATCCTCTCCGGGCACGACGGGATGATGCACGTGCGCCTGCTGGACCCGGCGATCGACCTGTTGGGCAGCCACGCGCAGCTGACCGTCGCGGCGGACACCGTGGAGGGCACGGAACCGGATCAGGCCCGGATCGTCATCGCCCGCATGTACGCCGGAGGGTTCGCCGATCAGGGCGACGCCCTCGAATGGCGCGCCAGCACCGTTCTGCTCACGGACGAGGGCGCCACGCTATTCGGCAAGCAGTATCCCAGCGGGCAGATGATGGACGAGCTGGTGGCCCGCGTGGCCAAGCCCGCGGCCTAG
- a CDS encoding EamA family transporter, protein MIQRAASSTFFPILLVLASILGQQLGASLGATQFDRVGPQGVVLMRLLFSAVIMVAILRPSIARLGPSQWRTIIGLGITMSGMNLMIYEAFNRIPQGVAVTIEALGPLALSVIAGRRWVGALWAALAFTGIVLLGRDGFSAGGLDPVGVLFALGAAACWAGFILMNREAGRHFPGVAGLALAMCAGTAVAAPFGIATGGTELLNPWVIAVGVGIALLSSAIPYGIETHVLRLMPASTFAMLTCLSPAMAALTAFVVLGQALVWVDLVAIGCVMLACAGAVRTRPPL, encoded by the coding sequence GTGATCCAGCGCGCGGCGTCGTCGACGTTTTTCCCCATCCTGTTGGTGCTGGCCAGCATCCTGGGCCAGCAGCTCGGCGCGTCCCTAGGTGCCACCCAGTTCGACCGCGTGGGCCCCCAGGGCGTGGTCCTGATGCGCCTGTTGTTTTCCGCTGTGATCATGGTCGCCATCCTCCGCCCCTCGATCGCCCGGCTGGGCCCATCCCAGTGGCGCACCATTATTGGGCTGGGCATCACCATGTCCGGCATGAACCTCATGATCTACGAGGCGTTCAATCGCATCCCGCAGGGTGTCGCCGTGACGATCGAGGCCCTCGGCCCGCTGGCCCTGTCCGTGATCGCTGGCCGGCGGTGGGTCGGCGCGCTCTGGGCCGCGCTCGCCTTCACGGGGATCGTGCTGCTGGGGCGGGACGGATTCTCCGCCGGCGGGCTCGACCCGGTGGGCGTGCTCTTCGCGCTCGGCGCCGCCGCCTGTTGGGCCGGGTTCATCCTGATGAACCGGGAGGCCGGGCGGCACTTCCCCGGCGTCGCCGGGCTGGCGCTGGCCATGTGCGCGGGCACCGCGGTGGCCGCGCCCTTCGGGATCGCCACGGGCGGCACCGAACTGCTCAACCCGTGGGTCATCGCCGTGGGCGTCGGGATCGCTCTGCTCTCCTCGGCCATTCCCTACGGCATCGAAACCCACGTGCTCCGGCTGATGCCTGCGTCGACCTTTGCCATGCTGACCTGCCTCTCCCCCGCGATGGCGGCGCTCACCGCGTTCGTGGTGTTGGGCCAGGCGCTGGTGTGGGTGGACCTCGTGGCGATCGGCTGCGTCATGCTGGCCTGCGCCGGAGCGGTGCGCACGCGCCCACCCCTATGA